The following proteins are encoded in a genomic region of Anomaloglossus baeobatrachus isolate aAnoBae1 chromosome 6, aAnoBae1.hap1, whole genome shotgun sequence:
- the CCDC126 gene encoding coiled-coil domain-containing protein 126: protein MYLTFSRKSVSQKLSILLLAFGFIWGLMLLRYTIQYPRHQSSSELREQILDLSRRYVKALAEENKDIVNGGSGDSMAGYADLKRTIAVLLDDILLRLGKLENKIDYIVVNGSSSNNTNITSGNLVPLTTSRRVNSSGKR from the exons ATGTATTTAACATTCTCCAGAAAGTCTGTATCCCAGAAACTGAGCATTTTACTACTTGCCTTTGGATTCATATGGGGTCTCATGTTGCTACGATACACAATTCAGTACCCCAGACATCAGAGCAGCTCGGAGCTCCGAGAGCAGATCTTAGACCTGAGCAGAAGATACGTGAAAGCCTTGGCTGAAGAGAATAAAGACATCGTCAATGGAGGGAGCGGAGACTCCATGGCAGGATATG CTGATCTGAAGAGGACAATTGCAGTTCTCTTAGATGACATCCTGCTGCGCCTAGGAAAACTAGAAAATAAAATAGACTATATTGTAGTTAATGGATCATCCAGTAACAATACTAACATCACCAGCGGGAATCTGGTTCCGCTAACCACAAGTAGACGTGTCAATTCTTCTGGAAAGCGATGA